Below is a window of Leptospira saintgironsiae DNA.
ATATATTAAAAAAAGATGTAGGAGATATCCAAGAAAAAGCAGAAATTCTTTTAGAAGGGGGAGGGATACTTTCCCCAGGACTTGCCGCAAGAGTCATCCATTCTTTCCGCAAAACTTCCCATAAAGAGGTAGAAATACTATCCAATCGTGAGAAAAAAGTGTTGGATATGATTGTAGATGGTAAAAGGACAAAAGAAATCGCAGCTTCCTTAGGTACTAAAGAAGGAACCGTAAGAGTCCAAATTAAAAGTATATTCAGAAAACTGCATGTAAATTCCAGATTGGAATTAGTACGAAAATTCTCCTAAATTACTTTACCTTCTCCCACCAAGATTCAGAGATCAGATCCTTTTGTAAATCCAGCCACTCTCCTGGCTTAGGAGTTGCCAAACGAACTCCGTTTTGATCCGCTCCTTGTTTTGTTCTCAAGATAGGTTCATCCCAAGAATGAATTGCAAGATTGAAAGTTGCCCAATGTACAGGCAGCATTGTTTTGCCTTTCAGATCCAAATGAGCTTGGACTGCACTTTCAGGATTCATATGAATTCCTTCCCAGGTCCAATCATATGCACCTACTTTGATCGAAGTCAGGTCGAAAGGGCCGAGTTTTTTGCCGATCTCGGAAAAATGAGAAGAATAACCTGTATCTCCACTATGGAAAAATTTATGTTTTGGTCCGATTAAACTCCAAGAAGACCAGAGAGTCGACTTTCGATTGAATAAACCTCTTCCTGAATAATGAACTGCAGGAGTGCAGATGATTTCAATATTCTTAATGCTCCCTTTTTCCCACCAATCCAATTCTATGATCTGGTTTTCCGGGATTCCCCAAGATTCTAAATGAGCGCCTATGCCTAGTGGCACAAAATATTTTGTACCCTTCTTCGCTAAAAATTGAGCAGCAAGCATGTCCAAATGATCGTAATGATCATGAGAGATCACGACTGCATCTATATTAGGAAGTTCTGATAGTTCTAATGGCAAAGGAAAAAGTCTTTCGGGTCCAATACTTTCAAATGGAGAAACTTTTTTAGAAAATACAGGGTCGGTGAAGATACGAATTCCATCTATTTCTACCAAAACAGAAGAATGCCCGAACCAGATTGCTCTTAATCCAGGCGCTATCGGATCTGAAAAAGTTTTTGGATCAGGTTTTTGGACTGGAATAGGAGAAGGAGGAGTTCTTACTTCAGAACCGAAAAATTGTCTTTTTAAAATTGCAAGATAAGTGCTAGTACGAAGCTCAGGGACGAAAGGATCGTTTTCGAATGTACCATCATGGAACATCTTGGAAGTTTTCATTTTTTCCAATCTTGTGCCGCTTGGATTTCCTCCGAAAGAATTCAAACAAGCTGTTTGGCATAAAACCAATAAGAATAAACCGAATAGAACAAAAGAAGTGTAAATAGTAATATTTTGTGCTTTTTTTCCGAACATAAAACTCTCTTTGCGGGAGGTCCTACAAGATCTCATTTTCTAAAATTTTAAAATAAGAAAATTTGAGTTAGTTTACTTTTTTGGGAAGATATTTGACAAGAATTCAAAAGAATCTACGATCTGAGTCCTTATATAAAGTACATCCGTTCTGGTAGATTTGGTATGCAAACTTATTTAGAAACCCCTTCCGAATGTTTTTCTAATTTAAAGGATTATCCTTTTTCCCCTAATTATATTTCCGTAGGAGAATTCAAAATGCATTATGTGGACGAAGGTCCTAAGGATGCAAAAGAAACAGTTTTATTATTACATGGAGAGCCTAGTTGGTCTTATCTTTATAGAAAGATGATCTCTCCTTTATCAGAAAAAGGTTATAGAGTGATAGCACCCGATCTGATCGGTTTTGGAAAATCAGATAAGCCTACAGATCTAAAAATATATACGTATAAAAATCATGTGGACTGGCTTAAAAATTTTATTACTGGTCTAGACCTACAGAATATCACACTCTTTTGCCAAGATTGGGGAGGGCTTTTAGGATTAAGGGCAGTAGCGGAATTGGATTCTAAATTTGCACGAGTATGTGCTGCGAATACTTTTTTACCCACAGGAGATATTCCTCCTAAAGAAGATTTTTTTAAATGGCTTCGGTTTTCCCAAGAAGTTAGCAAACTTCCAGTAGGGAAGATCATCCAAAACGGATGTGTAAGTAAATTAAGTCCTGATATTATTCATGCTTATGATTCTCCTTATCCGGATGAATCTTATAAGGCTGGCGCCAGGAAATTTCCTACCCTTGTCCCGATTTCCCCTGATAATCCTGAAACGGAAAGAAATCGTCAGGCTTGGATGTTCTATAAAAATTTCAAAAAACCTTTTATTACCATGTTCAGTGATTCAGATCCTATCACAAAAGGTGGAGATATATTCTTTAGAAGGACTATCCCAGGTGCAAAAGGGCAAAAACATACTGTGATACAGGGAGCTGGACATTTCCTTCAGGAAGAGAAAGGCGAGCTACTTGC
It encodes the following:
- a CDS encoding MBL fold metallo-hydrolase — its product is MFGKKAQNITIYTSFVLFGLFLLVLCQTACLNSFGGNPSGTRLEKMKTSKMFHDGTFENDPFVPELRTSTYLAILKRQFFGSEVRTPPSPIPVQKPDPKTFSDPIAPGLRAIWFGHSSVLVEIDGIRIFTDPVFSKKVSPFESIGPERLFPLPLELSELPNIDAVVISHDHYDHLDMLAAQFLAKKGTKYFVPLGIGAHLESWGIPENQIIELDWWEKGSIKNIEIICTPAVHYSGRGLFNRKSTLWSSWSLIGPKHKFFHSGDTGYSSHFSEIGKKLGPFDLTSIKVGAYDWTWEGIHMNPESAVQAHLDLKGKTMLPVHWATFNLAIHSWDEPILRTKQGADQNGVRLATPKPGEWLDLQKDLISESWWEKVK
- a CDS encoding LuxR C-terminal-related transcriptional regulator, which produces MKLYKIAILEDDPVFASQCKERLKKMNRVTKVEVYNSAEEFPDERDVPYDLVFVDIDLPGKSGLDFILERHSADSKTNYAILSAFESEEALFKALKAGATGYILKKDVGDIQEKAEILLEGGGILSPGLAARVIHSFRKTSHKEVEILSNREKKVLDMIVDGKRTKEIAASLGTKEGTVRVQIKSIFRKLHVNSRLELVRKFS
- a CDS encoding haloalkane dehalogenase, whose translation is MQTYLETPSECFSNLKDYPFSPNYISVGEFKMHYVDEGPKDAKETVLLLHGEPSWSYLYRKMISPLSEKGYRVIAPDLIGFGKSDKPTDLKIYTYKNHVDWLKNFITGLDLQNITLFCQDWGGLLGLRAVAELDSKFARVCAANTFLPTGDIPPKEDFFKWLRFSQEVSKLPVGKIIQNGCVSKLSPDIIHAYDSPYPDESYKAGARKFPTLVPISPDNPETERNRQAWMFYKNFKKPFITMFSDSDPITKGGDIFFRRTIPGAKGQKHTVIQGAGHFLQEEKGELLAELLSEFIQNNP